DNA from Anaerolineales bacterium:
CAACTGCGCCAGTTTGGCGCAGTGTTCGGCGAGATCATGCAAATTCATGACGATCTGAACGATTGCCTGGCCGAGCCGGCCAATGTGGACTGGTTGCAAGGCCGCGCCCCGCTGCCGTTGCTCTTCGCCGAGCTGGTGCCGCACCCGCAGCGCGAGCGCTTTCTGCTGCTGCGCAATCAGGTGAGCGACCCGGCCGCGTTGCATGAGGCGCAAAGCATCCTGGTGAGCAGCGGAGCGATCAGCTATTGCATCAATGAGCTGCTCAGTCGCCAGCAGGCCTTGCTGGCGCTGCTGGGCGAGATGGCGCTAGCCAACCCGCGGCCGCTGCAACAGATCCTGGAGCACGCCATCGCCCCGGTGGAGCACTTGTTCGCTTCGTTGCAGCCTACGGCGTAAATGGATAGCCGTCATCGAGTGGCGTGATCAGCCCCAGCTCACGCGCCTTGAGGATCGCCGCAGCCATGTTGTTGACGCGCAAGCGGCGATAGCTCAGCGAGAGCATGGTGCGCACGGTAGGGTGCGCAATGCCCAACTTCTCGGCAATTTGCTTGGTGGTCATGCCTGGGTAGGCCGCGCACAACGAGAGTACCTCGCGCTGGCGCTCGGTAAGCATCTCGATCTCGCCTTCGGCGCCGGGCGGTTCGGCCAGCGCATCCACCGAAAGCTGCGAGAGATACACCCCGCCGCCCGCCAGCAACGTCACGATCTCGGCCAGCCGTTGCGTGGCGGCGGCATCGCTTTTGACGATGTAGCCCTTGGCGCCGGCAGCCATCACCGAGCGAATGAAGGCGGGGTGCTTGTGGCCCGAGATGAGCAGGATGGCCAACTTAGGATACTGCGCAAGAATTTTGGGGATATCGCTGAACAGCGGATAGGGCGCCTGCAGGCTATCCGTCATGGGCACCGAG
Protein-coding regions in this window:
- a CDS encoding response regulator transcription factor, which codes for MDTEAKRTVRVAVLEDHLSTVDGYAYRFQDHPHVELVASASRGDQLFAMLAEHPIDVLILDASVPMTDSLQAPYPLFSDIPKILAQYPKLAILLISGHKHPAFIRSVMAAGAKGYIVKSDAAATQRLAEIVTLLAGGGVYLSQLSVDALAEPPGAEGEIEMLTERQREVLSLCAAYPGMTTKQIAEKLGIAHPTVRTMLSLSYRRLRVNNMAAAILKARELGLITPLDDGYPFTP